One window from the genome of Nicotiana sylvestris chromosome 9, ASM39365v2, whole genome shotgun sequence encodes:
- the LOC104229504 gene encoding light-mediated development protein DET1 isoform X1 — protein sequence MFTSNNVTARLFERQICTPSPGTSIHRARRFYENIVPSYTVYDVECPDHSFRKFTDDGLYLVSFSRNHQDLIVYRPTWLSFSCKDEDCDIHDLPSKARKFESFFTQLYSVTLASSGELICKDFFLYMESNQFGLFATSTAQIHDAPPTGGAIQGVPSVEKITFHLLRLEDGAILDERVFHNDYVNLAHSVGAFLYDDLLAIVSLRFQRIHILQIRDSGDLVDVRAIGEFCREDDELFLNSNSQVLVNHVGNGFHHGLPDPETSFLSGIKQRLLSFIFRGIWNEETDQTMRVQCLKKKFYFHFQDYIDLIIWKVQFLDRHHLLIKFGSVDGGVSRNADSHPSFFAVYNMETTDIVAFYQNSADELYFLFELFSDHFHVSSRSSLHMNFMSSHSNNIHALEQLRCTKNKATSFPQFVKKMMASLPFSCQSQSPSPYFDQSLFRFDEKLISAIDRHRQSTDHPIKFISRRQPNILKFKIKPGPEAGSTDGRTKKICSFLFHPILPLAISVQQTLFLQASVVNIHFRR from the exons ATGTTCACAAGCAACAATGTTACCGCCAGGCTTTTTGAGCGCCAGATTTGTACCCCTTCTCCAGGCACCAGT ATTCATCGTGCCAGAAGATTTTATGAGAACATTGTACCAAGTTATACCGTATATGATGTTGAATGTCCCGACCATTCATTTCGCAAGTTCACGGATGATGGTCTATATCTTGTAAGTTTCAGCCGAAATCATCAGGATCTGATTGTTTATAGACCAACATGGTTGTCATTTTCCTGCAAAGATGAAGATTGTGATATTCATGATCTTCCTTCGAAAGCCAGGAAGTTCGAGAGCTTCTTCACGCAACTGTACAGTGTAACTCTTGCTTCTAGTGGGGAACTTATATGCAAGGATTTCTTTCTCTATATGGAGAGCAATCAATTTGGACTCTTTGCAACTTCAACTGCACAAATTCATGATGCTCCTCCTACAGGAGGGGCAATTCAGGGTGTCCCTTCAGTTGAAAAAATAACTTTCCACCTTCTGAG GTTGGAGGATGGAGCTATACTTGACGAGAGGGTTTTTCACAATGATTATGTTAATTTGGCACATAGTGTTGGTGCTTTCTTGTATGATGATTTGCTTGCTATAGTGTCCCTTCGTTTTCAAAGAATACACATCCTTCAGATCAGAGATTCTGGAGATCTTGTTGATGTACGAGCAATTGGGGAATTCTGCCGTGAAGATGATGAGCTTTTTCTCAATTCCAATTCCCAG GTGCTTGTAAATCATGTTGGAAATGGTTTTCATCATGGTCTGCCTGATCCAGAGACTTCTTTCCTGAGTGGTATAAAGCAGCGGCTGCTTTCATTTATATTTCGAGGTATATGGAATGAAGAAACTGACCAGACCATG CGAGTGCAGTGCCTGAAGAAGAAGTTTTACTTCCACTTTCAAGATTACATTGACTTGATTATCTGGAAG GTACAATTTTTGGACCGACATCACCTATTGATCAAGTTTGGCAGTGTTGATGGTGGG GTATCTCGAAATGCTGACAGCCATCCTTCCTTTTTTGCTGTTTATAATATGGAGACTACTGACATTGTTGCATTTTATCAG AACTCAGCCGATGAGCTCTATTTCTTGTTCGAGCTGTTCAGTGACCACTTTCATGTTTCATCCAGAAGTTCATTACATATGAACTTCATGTCCTCTCATTCAAACAACATCCACGCCCTCGAGCAACTAAGGTGCACAAAGAATAAAGCAACCAGTTTTCCTCAA TTTGTTAAGAAGATGATGGCCTCCTTGCCTTTTAGTTGTCAGTCTCAGAGCCCTTCCCCTTATTTTGACCAGTCTCTCTTCAGATTTGATGAGAAG CTTATTTCAGCGATTGACCGCCATAGACAGTCTACTGACCATCCAATCAAATTCATTTCAAGGAGACAACCTAATATCCTGAAATTCAAAATTAAGCCAG GACCCGAAGCCGGCAGCACGGATGGGCGGACTAAGAAGATCTGTTCCTTCCTCTTccacccaatattaccccttgCAATTTCTGTTCAACAAACCTTGTTTCTGCAGGCATCAGTTGTAAATATCCATTTTCGTCGGTAA
- the LOC104229504 gene encoding light-mediated development protein DET1 isoform X2 yields MLPPGFLSARFVPLLQAPVFIVPEDFMRTLYQVIPYMMLNVPTIHFASSRMMVYILKFESFFTQLYSVTLASSGELICKDFFLYMESNQFGLFATSTAQIHDAPPTGGAIQGVPSVEKITFHLLRLEDGAILDERVFHNDYVNLAHSVGAFLYDDLLAIVSLRFQRIHILQIRDSGDLVDVRAIGEFCREDDELFLNSNSQVLVNHVGNGFHHGLPDPETSFLSGIKQRLLSFIFRGIWNEETDQTMRVQCLKKKFYFHFQDYIDLIIWKVQFLDRHHLLIKFGSVDGGVSRNADSHPSFFAVYNMETTDIVAFYQNSADELYFLFELFSDHFHVSSRSSLHMNFMSSHSNNIHALEQLRCTKNKATSFPQFVKKMMASLPFSCQSQSPSPYFDQSLFRFDEKLISAIDRHRQSTDHPIKFISRRQPNILKFKIKPGPEAGSTDGRTKKICSFLFHPILPLAISVQQTLFLQASVVNIHFRR; encoded by the exons ATGTTACCGCCAGGCTTTTTGAGCGCCAGATTTGTACCCCTTCTCCAGGCACCAGT ATTCATCGTGCCAGAAGATTTTATGAGAACATTGTACCAAGTTATACCGTATATGATGTTGAATGTCCCGACCATTCATTTCGCAAGTTCACGGATGATGGTCTATATCTT GAAGTTCGAGAGCTTCTTCACGCAACTGTACAGTGTAACTCTTGCTTCTAGTGGGGAACTTATATGCAAGGATTTCTTTCTCTATATGGAGAGCAATCAATTTGGACTCTTTGCAACTTCAACTGCACAAATTCATGATGCTCCTCCTACAGGAGGGGCAATTCAGGGTGTCCCTTCAGTTGAAAAAATAACTTTCCACCTTCTGAG GTTGGAGGATGGAGCTATACTTGACGAGAGGGTTTTTCACAATGATTATGTTAATTTGGCACATAGTGTTGGTGCTTTCTTGTATGATGATTTGCTTGCTATAGTGTCCCTTCGTTTTCAAAGAATACACATCCTTCAGATCAGAGATTCTGGAGATCTTGTTGATGTACGAGCAATTGGGGAATTCTGCCGTGAAGATGATGAGCTTTTTCTCAATTCCAATTCCCAG GTGCTTGTAAATCATGTTGGAAATGGTTTTCATCATGGTCTGCCTGATCCAGAGACTTCTTTCCTGAGTGGTATAAAGCAGCGGCTGCTTTCATTTATATTTCGAGGTATATGGAATGAAGAAACTGACCAGACCATG CGAGTGCAGTGCCTGAAGAAGAAGTTTTACTTCCACTTTCAAGATTACATTGACTTGATTATCTGGAAG GTACAATTTTTGGACCGACATCACCTATTGATCAAGTTTGGCAGTGTTGATGGTGGG GTATCTCGAAATGCTGACAGCCATCCTTCCTTTTTTGCTGTTTATAATATGGAGACTACTGACATTGTTGCATTTTATCAG AACTCAGCCGATGAGCTCTATTTCTTGTTCGAGCTGTTCAGTGACCACTTTCATGTTTCATCCAGAAGTTCATTACATATGAACTTCATGTCCTCTCATTCAAACAACATCCACGCCCTCGAGCAACTAAGGTGCACAAAGAATAAAGCAACCAGTTTTCCTCAA TTTGTTAAGAAGATGATGGCCTCCTTGCCTTTTAGTTGTCAGTCTCAGAGCCCTTCCCCTTATTTTGACCAGTCTCTCTTCAGATTTGATGAGAAG CTTATTTCAGCGATTGACCGCCATAGACAGTCTACTGACCATCCAATCAAATTCATTTCAAGGAGACAACCTAATATCCTGAAATTCAAAATTAAGCCAG GACCCGAAGCCGGCAGCACGGATGGGCGGACTAAGAAGATCTGTTCCTTCCTCTTccacccaatattaccccttgCAATTTCTGTTCAACAAACCTTGTTTCTGCAGGCATCAGTTGTAAATATCCATTTTCGTCGGTAA
- the LOC104229505 gene encoding zinc finger protein ZAT4-like, whose amino-acid sequence MEVKKEKSTKFEPEPKPVSSFSDTFPEEDIVIFLMMLSKDVWRSSYESDESKFRNKKQGEYQYEICNKVLNSFQALGSQKTIHKKNNSYIEDQNEGIKSKENSRQLRLKNVDQKVHEYP is encoded by the coding sequence ATGGAAGTGAAAAAGGAGAAATCCACTAAATTTGAACCAGAACCAAAACCAGTGAGTTCATTTTCCGATACTTTCCCTGAAGAAGACATTGTTATTTTTCTAATGATGCTTTCTAAAGATGTATGGAGAAGTTCATATGAGTCTGACGAGTCAAAATTTAGAAATAAAAAACAAGGGGAGTACCAATATGAGATTTGTAACAAAGTGTTAAATTCATTTCAAGCTTTAGGCAGTCAAAAAACAATTCACAAGAAGAACAACTCTTACATTGAAGACCAAAACGAGGGGATCAAGTCAAAAGAAAATTCGAGACAATTGAGATTGAAGAATGTGGATCAGAAAGTGCATGAATATCCGTga